From the Niveibacterium microcysteis genome, the window GTTGGCCGTGGAGCTTGGCAACGGTATTGCAAGTTATGAGTTGGCCCTGCATTACCGTGCGACGGATCAGCCCCATCTCGCATCGCGCTACGAGGGGCGGGCGAGGGCGCTCGGTTTCACGCCGCCGCCCACGCTCGACAATACCCGGAAGTAGCCTTACTGCTGGCGGCCGATCTCAACACGGCGGTTTTCGCCGCCGGCAGGATCTTTCGGATTGCGCAACTTCTTCGATCCCATGCCGGCCGCTTCGAGCTGCCCCGGCTGCGCGCCCTTTGCGATCAAGTAGCTACGCACCGCTTGTGCGCGGCGGAACGAGAGTTTGTCATTGAGTGCATCAGGGCCGGTAATGTCCGTGTGCCCTTCGATCACGATCTTGTAGCTCGTATCGGTCTTGGTCTTGAGTACTTCTGCAAACGCGTCGAGCTGGTTCTTGAGTTGATCGCTGAGTTCGGAAGAGCCGCGCGCGAAGGAGGCGCCGGGCAATGAAAAGCGCACCGCGGGCTTGAAGCCCATGCACTTGAATCCGCTCGCCTCGAGTTCCTTGCAGGTGTCTTCGGGGAACAACCCCTCAGCCACGGTTTTAGCGTCCGGCACTCGGGTCCCGAGGTCGATGACCTCCTCTGCATAGGCGCCAGAAACATGAAGCAGCATGCACGCCAGCAAGGAGGGGGCAAGACGGCGGAGTTTCGATGACATTGGGAATTCCTGCTGTGTTGGGTGGTTTCGTTTGCACGTTAGCCCAGCAGGAATTTCTGTCAAGCTCATGGATCACGCTCTGCCGTGGGCACCAGGCTCGCGCGTCAACTGCCAGGCAACATCTCTTCGTAGTAGCGCACCAAGCGCTCGACTTCCGACCGCGACCCCATCACCACCGGGATCCGTTGATCCAACGCGTCGGGCTGCACGTCGAGGATGCGGCCGGTCCCGGTCGATGCCATCCCGCCGGCCTGTTCCACAATCATCGCCATCGGGCTCGCCTCGTATAGCAGCCGCAGCCGCCCAGGTTTGGTCGGATCGCGTTTGTCCTTCGGGTAGATGAAAACGCCTCCGCGCGTGATCAAGCGGTGCATGTCGGCGACCATCGATGCCACCCATCGCATGTTGAAATCCTTGCCGCGAGGCCCATCCTTACCAGCCAGCAACTCGTCGATATATCGCTTGATCGGTGCATCCCAGAGCCGGGCGTTGGAGTGGTTGATTGCGAACTCCTTCGTCTCGGCTGGAATCTGCATATCCCGCTGTGTCAGGAACCAGGTACCGAACTCGCGATCGAGCGTAAAACCGACGACGCCGGCGCCAACGGTCAGCACCAACAGCGTCTGGGGACCATAAAGGGCGTAGCCCGCGGCGTGCTGGCGGGCTCCTGGTTGCAGGAAGGCCTTGGTATCCGGCGTCTGCCCCTCAGGGCAGTGAAGCACGGAGAAGATGGTTCCGACGGAAACGTTGTATTCCAGGTTGTTCGTGGCATCGAGCGGATTGAACACCAGCAGGTATTCACCCTTCGGATAGCGATTCGGGATGACGTAGGGTTCGCTCATGGTGTCCGACGCCATCGCCGCGAGGTGGCCACCCCATTCGTTGGACATCAGCAGGATTTCATTGGCCACCTGGTGAATCGGCTCGGTGTGCGGTGGCACTTCGTCGTCCGACCCGTACCCGGCGCCGATCGTGCTTGAAATGTTGGCTTTGCCGACATTGACACTGATCGCGCGAACAGCGCGAGCAACCACTTCAATCAACAGTCGCAGATCGGCTGTGATGACATTGCGGTCCCGCTGTTGTTCGAGCAGGTATTGCGTGAGCGTGATGCGTTCCATCGTGTCCCCCATCCCCATGCGTCATGACGGGCCCCGCGATTCCCCCGAATCCTGCTGGCGCCCCGGTTGATTAGCGCCAGT encodes:
- a CDS encoding OmpA family protein; the protein is MSLTEIPAGLTCKRNHPTQQEFPMSSKLRRLAPSLLACMLLHVSGAYAEEVIDLGTRVPDAKTVAEGLFPEDTCKELEASGFKCMGFKPAVRFSLPGASFARGSSELSDQLKNQLDAFAEVLKTKTDTSYKIVIEGHTDITGPDALNDKLSFRRAQAVRSYLIAKGAQPGQLEAAGMGSKKLRNPKDPAGGENRRVEIGRQQ
- a CDS encoding class 1 fructose-bisphosphatase, coding for MERITLTQYLLEQQRDRNVITADLRLLIEVVARAVRAISVNVGKANISSTIGAGYGSDDEVPPHTEPIHQVANEILLMSNEWGGHLAAMASDTMSEPYVIPNRYPKGEYLLVFNPLDATNNLEYNVSVGTIFSVLHCPEGQTPDTKAFLQPGARQHAAGYALYGPQTLLVLTVGAGVVGFTLDREFGTWFLTQRDMQIPAETKEFAINHSNARLWDAPIKRYIDELLAGKDGPRGKDFNMRWVASMVADMHRLITRGGVFIYPKDKRDPTKPGRLRLLYEASPMAMIVEQAGGMASTGTGRILDVQPDALDQRIPVVMGSRSEVERLVRYYEEMLPGS